From the genome of Hydrogenophilus thermoluteolus, one region includes:
- a CDS encoding polysaccharide pyruvyl transferase family protein has product MNLNTLYKIAKYIIIPRPFPLEKPIVLQFPVIDICNSQCQMCRIWENKKSDVLTPEQLRTGLRNPLFSEVSVVGLNGGEPTLRKDLGQLTAVLFEELPKLHTISLITNAYKYDEVIARITEVGEVVKQHGGKLDVMISLDGFGELHDKVRGKPGNFVHAQHVIEFAQASPLVHNVRIGCTIIKENVYGLSDLLEFCQSKGLYIKYRLGIPHQRLYTQNLLDPYALDAAEKYHIAEFLEGLIAHYETSERQKFFYRSLIDQIVHAAPRKAGCDWQHRGATITSKGELLYCAVQSKVLGNITKHDSEQLYFGNEDHLKEILQVHCASCHHDYVGIPPRAQYLKELILQAADKLRAKNLLKSAYRHIFRSDYRRRIEFAKRIDNLRALGNTAILWPSSGNGVRVLICGWYGTETLGDKAILGGVLQALREHLGTIDVVLVSLFPYVSEMTRRQMEELKSVHIVPREQGVQLASQADLVVFGGGPLMAIDEIADMLVIFEVAKNAGRKTLVSGCGVGPLGASWHNEAIGQILHKADARIYRDEQSRSVAAKLGVNVETDLVAEDPAFTWLAIQRQTLLHTKRPHTGKILLLGLRDFPYEHYARHLSKAACLETKRRCEKAVLEALTQLIEKYPDLVIRPLPMCTNHFGGDDRWYYRHLFRGNHQLADRLDLSLLGAELAPKDYCDAFMQATVALTMRFHSLVFALALEVPAVAIDYTLGLGKVFALAERFGVPYRSLSEIDADFLIREISKLLETPLPQAPGFEPSFTSAMHTALGVLDFAVCNTEVNP; this is encoded by the coding sequence GTGAATCTAAATACTTTATACAAAATTGCGAAATACATTATCATTCCACGTCCGTTCCCGCTGGAAAAGCCCATCGTGCTACAGTTCCCAGTTATCGACATTTGCAATTCGCAATGTCAGATGTGCCGTATCTGGGAAAACAAGAAATCGGACGTCCTCACACCAGAACAGCTAAGGACTGGGCTGCGAAACCCCTTGTTCAGTGAGGTGTCGGTTGTTGGTCTCAACGGAGGCGAGCCCACATTGCGCAAGGATCTTGGGCAACTGACAGCGGTACTTTTTGAAGAGCTGCCCAAGCTGCATACCATATCCCTGATCACCAATGCCTATAAGTACGACGAAGTGATAGCGCGGATCACGGAAGTTGGCGAGGTGGTCAAACAACACGGCGGCAAGCTTGACGTGATGATCTCGCTAGATGGCTTCGGTGAACTGCATGACAAGGTGCGTGGAAAACCCGGCAACTTTGTGCACGCACAGCACGTCATCGAATTTGCCCAAGCTTCCCCGCTGGTGCACAACGTGCGCATTGGGTGCACCATCATCAAAGAGAACGTGTACGGGTTAAGTGATCTGTTAGAATTTTGCCAGTCTAAAGGGCTGTACATAAAGTACCGCCTGGGCATACCGCACCAACGGCTGTACACACAGAACCTGCTTGACCCATATGCGCTTGATGCTGCAGAGAAGTATCACATCGCGGAGTTCCTGGAAGGCTTGATTGCCCACTATGAAACGAGTGAGCGACAGAAGTTCTTCTATCGGTCGCTGATAGACCAAATCGTTCACGCCGCTCCACGCAAGGCCGGGTGCGACTGGCAGCATCGCGGTGCCACTATCACGTCCAAGGGTGAACTGCTGTACTGCGCAGTGCAAAGCAAAGTGCTGGGCAACATCACTAAGCATGACAGCGAACAATTGTATTTCGGAAATGAAGACCATTTGAAGGAGATCCTTCAAGTTCACTGCGCCAGTTGCCACCACGACTACGTTGGTATTCCTCCGCGCGCGCAATACCTCAAGGAGCTAATCCTGCAAGCGGCTGACAAACTGCGCGCAAAAAACCTTCTGAAAAGTGCGTATCGCCACATCTTCAGAAGTGATTACCGCCGCAGGATAGAATTTGCCAAAAGAATCGACAATCTTCGAGCACTTGGTAATACAGCCATACTGTGGCCGTCCAGCGGCAACGGCGTTCGCGTGTTGATTTGTGGTTGGTACGGGACAGAAACCCTAGGCGACAAGGCTATTCTCGGTGGCGTGCTCCAGGCCTTGCGGGAACACCTCGGAACTATCGATGTCGTTCTTGTGTCCCTATTTCCCTATGTTAGCGAAATGACTAGGCGTCAGATGGAAGAGCTCAAAAGCGTCCATATTGTGCCCCGCGAACAAGGCGTACAACTAGCATCCCAGGCAGATTTAGTGGTGTTCGGCGGTGGCCCATTGATGGCGATTGATGAAATAGCAGACATGCTGGTCATTTTCGAGGTGGCCAAAAATGCTGGGCGCAAGACCCTGGTATCTGGATGTGGAGTGGGGCCACTCGGCGCTTCATGGCACAACGAAGCAATCGGGCAAATTCTCCATAAGGCCGACGCACGTATCTACCGCGACGAACAGTCACGCAGCGTCGCCGCCAAGCTGGGTGTAAACGTTGAGACGGATCTGGTTGCCGAAGATCCGGCCTTCACGTGGCTTGCAATCCAACGTCAAACACTTTTGCATACGAAGCGCCCTCACACGGGCAAAATCCTGCTTCTGGGATTGCGCGATTTTCCCTACGAGCACTACGCACGCCACCTGAGTAAAGCAGCTTGTCTAGAAACCAAGCGACGCTGCGAGAAGGCTGTGCTCGAAGCACTGACCCAACTAATTGAGAAATATCCCGATCTAGTCATACGCCCCCTGCCCATGTGCACCAACCATTTTGGTGGTGATGATCGCTGGTACTACCGGCATTTGTTCCGGGGAAATCATCAGCTCGCTGACCGCCTCGACCTTTCTCTGTTGGGCGCAGAGCTCGCTCCCAAAGACTACTGTGACGCTTTTATGCAAGCAACCGTCGCGCTTACCATGCGGTTTCATTCCTTAGTGTTTGCGCTGGCGCTCGAAGTACCCGCAGTGGCTATCGACTATACCCTTGGGCTGGGCAAAGTCTTTGCGCTAGCAGAACGGTTCGGCGTGCCCTACCGCAGCTTGAGCGAAATCGATGCAGACTTCCTCATACGAGAAATTTCGAAACTACTGGAAACGCCTCTTCCTCAGGCGCCTGGGTTTGAGCCCTCATTCACCAGCGCCATGCATACCGCGCTCGGAGTGCTCGACTTTGCGGTATGCAATACCGAGGTCAACCCATGA
- a CDS encoding flippase yields MQGLEHILKNFSWMAADQVARTVAGVLIGIWIARHLGPNDYGALSLALALSSLVGVFATLGLNRAVVRELTLHANEEKFVRRIVASTLVWRLLFSILCYVATVTISLVFDQGNPLLVGIVSATLAFTSFDVIDLYFQSKTASRYCVLARSVSFFGFLCIKVGLLLGNSGVLHFAVVTTLEAMGNALALWWAIRAFGIKLSAGDIDMRYGWSLIAQSWPELFAGFACLVFMRIDQIMVGNVLGDEAAGQYAVASRLAEAWYFIPSALVASSFPAIVRQRRRDRVLYLKRIHQLLVVLVAISYVVAVAVTFLAPWAITKLFGQAYTRSADILVVLVWSGLFVSLGVVSGSWIMAEAKPILNLTRNVIGAVTNVAFNLYLLPRYGTVGAAVGTLLSLSFAYLLSDFLNPQTRHIGMLKLKAIFLICK; encoded by the coding sequence ATGCAAGGGCTCGAGCATATTCTCAAAAACTTCAGCTGGATGGCAGCCGACCAGGTAGCTCGGACGGTTGCGGGTGTCCTCATCGGCATCTGGATTGCCCGTCACCTGGGACCCAACGACTACGGTGCGCTGAGCCTTGCATTGGCACTTTCCTCCTTGGTAGGTGTGTTCGCTACCCTTGGCCTGAATCGCGCGGTGGTTCGAGAGCTGACCCTTCACGCTAACGAAGAAAAATTTGTCCGCCGCATAGTGGCCTCTACGCTTGTGTGGCGCCTACTTTTTTCGATTCTTTGTTACGTAGCCACGGTAACAATCAGTTTGGTATTTGATCAAGGCAACCCGCTGCTGGTCGGCATCGTTTCTGCCACCCTAGCGTTCACATCGTTTGACGTCATCGATCTGTACTTTCAATCCAAGACAGCATCTCGCTACTGCGTTCTCGCACGCAGCGTCAGTTTCTTCGGCTTCCTCTGCATCAAGGTGGGTCTGCTGCTGGGCAACTCAGGCGTGTTGCATTTTGCGGTCGTCACAACTCTTGAAGCGATGGGCAATGCTCTCGCTCTGTGGTGGGCGATCCGTGCCTTCGGTATCAAGCTCAGTGCTGGCGACATCGATATGCGCTACGGATGGAGCCTAATCGCGCAAAGTTGGCCAGAACTGTTTGCCGGTTTTGCCTGCCTGGTTTTTATGCGCATTGATCAAATCATGGTTGGCAACGTGCTGGGTGACGAAGCTGCCGGTCAATACGCCGTTGCATCGCGCCTTGCTGAGGCCTGGTACTTTATCCCGAGTGCTCTGGTCGCCTCTTCCTTTCCCGCCATTGTTCGACAACGCAGACGTGACCGGGTGCTATACCTCAAGCGCATCCATCAACTCCTGGTCGTACTAGTAGCCATTTCTTATGTCGTTGCAGTGGCGGTAACATTCCTGGCGCCCTGGGCCATCACGAAGCTGTTTGGACAGGCATATACGCGCTCGGCCGATATTCTGGTTGTCCTTGTCTGGAGTGGTTTGTTCGTTTCATTGGGGGTGGTATCTGGCTCCTGGATCATGGCCGAAGCCAAACCCATTTTGAATCTCACTCGAAATGTAATCGGTGCGGTGACCAATGTTGCATTCAACCTCTATCTGCTCCCGCGCTACGGCACCGTTGGTGCAGCCGTCGGCACACTTTTGTCACTCAGCTTTGCATACCTCTTGAGCGACTTTTTAAACCCACAGACCCGCCACATAGGTATGCTCAAACTAAAAGCAATTTTTTTGATCTGTAAGTAG
- a CDS encoding GDP-L-fucose synthase family protein, with amino-acid sequence MPIDARIYVAGHCGLVGSALMRQFTAQGYTNLLTRTHAELDLTRQADVEAFFAAERPEYVFLAAAKVGGIYANNTYPAEFIHQNLAIQTNVIHAAWQYGVKRLLFLGSSCIYPRDCPQPIKEEYLLTGPLELTNRPYAVAKIAGIEMCSAYNRQYGTRFLAVMPTNLYGPNDNYDLQNSHVIPAMLRKFHLAKLAMEKNWSAVEADERLHGPIPEDIKRDLYATCFEGRPPRVVLWGTGTPRREFLYSDDMADACIYLMNLPDDKFDQLLRPATSLEPCTLPLAPLVNIGTGTDLTIRELAELVRLVVGYEGEIVFDASKPDGTPRKVLDVSRLRAMGWQAKHDLWAGLVKAYQDAC; translated from the coding sequence ATGCCCATTGACGCGCGCATCTATGTGGCCGGCCACTGCGGCCTGGTGGGCTCCGCCCTTATGCGCCAGTTCACGGCGCAGGGCTATACGAACCTGCTCACTCGCACCCACGCGGAACTTGACCTCACCCGCCAGGCGGACGTTGAAGCCTTCTTTGCCGCCGAGCGGCCGGAATATGTCTTTCTCGCCGCGGCGAAAGTGGGGGGCATTTACGCCAACAACACGTATCCGGCGGAGTTCATCCACCAGAACCTAGCCATCCAGACCAACGTCATCCACGCCGCTTGGCAATATGGTGTCAAGCGCCTGCTGTTCCTGGGTTCCTCCTGCATCTACCCTCGAGACTGCCCGCAACCCATCAAGGAGGAATACCTTCTCACCGGGCCGCTGGAGCTTACCAACCGGCCCTACGCCGTGGCCAAGATTGCAGGCATAGAAATGTGCTCGGCCTACAACCGGCAGTACGGGACGCGCTTCCTCGCCGTCATGCCTACCAACCTCTACGGCCCCAACGACAACTACGACCTACAAAACAGCCACGTCATTCCGGCGATGCTGCGCAAATTCCATTTGGCCAAGCTGGCGATGGAAAAGAACTGGTCCGCCGTCGAAGCCGATGAGCGTCTCCATGGTCCTATTCCGGAAGACATCAAGCGCGACCTCTATGCTACTTGTTTCGAAGGCAGACCACCAAGGGTTGTGCTTTGGGGAACTGGAACCCCTCGGCGCGAATTTCTCTACAGCGACGACATGGCCGACGCCTGCATCTACCTCATGAATCTGCCAGACGACAAATTCGACCAACTCCTCAGGCCCGCCACCTCCCTAGAACCTTGTACTTTGCCCCTTGCCCCTCTGGTAAACATCGGCACTGGAACGGACCTCACCATCCGCGAGCTTGCCGAACTCGTGCGGCTGGTGGTTGGGTATGAGGGGGAAATCGTGTTCGATGCCAGCAAGCCCGACGGCACGCCGAGGAAGGTGCTGGATGTTTCCCGCCTCAGAGCCATGGGCTGGCAGGCGAAACACGATTTATGGGCTGGCCTTGTCAAGGCTTATCAAGATGCGTGTTGA
- the gmd gene encoding GDP-mannose 4,6-dehydratase, translating into MKKALITGITGQDGAYLAEFLLAKGYEVHGIKRRTSLFNTQRIDHLFIDPREGQTRFFLHHGDMTDSSSLMHIIQKVQPDEIYNLAAQSHVAVSFEEPEYTANADALGTLRILEAIRTLGLTKQTRFYQASTSELFGKVQEIPQKETTPFYPRSPYAAAKLYAYWITVNYREAYGIFACNGILFNHESPIRGETFVTRKITRGLARIKLGLQKCLYLGNLDAKRDWGHARDYVEAMWLMLQQPQPEDFVIATGEQYSVRDFVNAAAQELGIEIRWEGKSVEEKGFDAQGRCIIAVDPRYFRPTEVETLLGDAKKAREKLGWCPRVTFDELVREMVQADLKEAQREQLMRAHGHTVPNRQE; encoded by the coding sequence ATGAAAAAAGCGCTCATCACAGGGATCACCGGGCAAGATGGGGCCTATCTTGCCGAATTTTTGCTCGCCAAAGGCTACGAAGTGCACGGCATCAAACGGCGCACGAGTCTCTTCAATACCCAACGTATCGACCACCTGTTCATCGATCCGCGCGAGGGGCAAACCCGGTTCTTTCTCCACCATGGGGACATGACCGACTCCTCTAGCCTCATGCACATCATCCAGAAAGTGCAGCCAGACGAAATCTACAACCTTGCTGCGCAAAGCCATGTAGCGGTTTCTTTCGAAGAGCCGGAATACACCGCCAATGCGGATGCGTTGGGGACGTTGCGCATTCTGGAAGCGATTCGCACGTTGGGTCTGACGAAGCAGACGCGCTTCTACCAAGCCTCAACCTCAGAACTCTTTGGCAAAGTTCAAGAAATTCCACAAAAAGAGACTACACCCTTCTACCCGCGCAGCCCGTACGCCGCCGCCAAGCTCTACGCCTACTGGATTACTGTCAACTACCGTGAAGCCTACGGAATCTTCGCGTGTAACGGTATCCTCTTCAACCATGAATCACCCATCCGCGGTGAAACGTTTGTCACGCGCAAGATCACCAGAGGGCTTGCGCGCATCAAATTGGGGCTACAAAAGTGTCTCTACCTGGGGAACCTCGACGCCAAGCGGGACTGGGGGCATGCTCGGGATTACGTCGAAGCCATGTGGCTCATGTTGCAGCAGCCGCAGCCGGAAGACTTCGTCATTGCCACGGGAGAGCAATACAGCGTGCGGGACTTCGTCAACGCCGCCGCGCAAGAACTGGGTATTGAAATCCGTTGGGAAGGCAAGAGCGTGGAGGAAAAAGGCTTTGACGCCCAAGGCCGCTGCATCATCGCCGTTGATCCGCGCTACTTCCGCCCCACCGAGGTCGAAACCTTGCTGGGTGATGCCAAGAAGGCTCGGGAAAAACTCGGATGGTGCCCGCGCGTGACATTCGACGAGTTGGTCAGGGAAATGGTGCAGGCCGACCTGAAAGAGGCACAGCGTGAGCAGCTCATGCGCGCCCATGGCCACACGGTGCCAAACCGCCAGGAGTGA
- a CDS encoding mannose-1-phosphate guanylyltransferase/mannose-6-phosphate isomerase has translation MLLPVILSGGAGTRLWPVSREAHPKPFIRLPDGQSLLQKTFLRAASLPGVQRILTVTNRDYYFQTKDEYQPLAPSAEPIYLLEPCSRNTAPAVALAALYAHDRFGLQTTLLILPADHLIKKLEAFHQAFATAVVLAQQGWLVTFGITPSAPETGFGYIEAGDPLPVQDGAGRVAVRFVEKPDAVRAAEYLAAGRFFWNAGMFCFTAEALLTAMETTCPDLFAAARTVWQQTEPAANPVELPKVPFNELPDISIDYALMEKAANVAVVPCDLGWSDIGSWNALVELAQADDAGNRTIGETMLLDCHNTFVQSEAHLVAAVGVQDLIIVDTPDATLVAHKEKAQDVKRIVKHLKDCNHEAFRVHRTVYRPWGSYTVLEERPRFKIKRIEVKPGASLSLQLHHHRSEHWVVVTGMAKVINGSQEFFVRPNESTYIPAGQPHRLMNPGTIPLIMIEVQCGEYLGEDDIVRIEDQYGRKA, from the coding sequence ATCTTGCTCCCGGTTATTCTTTCTGGCGGCGCGGGTACTCGCCTGTGGCCGGTTTCACGTGAAGCGCACCCCAAGCCCTTTATTCGGCTGCCGGATGGGCAGAGCCTCTTGCAAAAGACTTTTCTCCGCGCGGCAAGCCTGCCCGGCGTGCAGCGCATTCTTACCGTCACCAACCGCGACTATTACTTTCAAACCAAAGACGAATATCAACCGCTTGCGCCTTCGGCTGAACCAATCTACCTGCTGGAACCTTGTAGCCGCAACACCGCGCCTGCCGTGGCGCTTGCTGCTCTTTATGCGCATGACCGATTTGGTCTACAAACGACCCTCCTCATTCTGCCAGCCGATCATCTGATCAAAAAACTCGAAGCTTTTCATCAGGCCTTTGCTACGGCGGTGGTATTGGCGCAGCAAGGGTGGCTCGTCACTTTCGGTATCACTCCCTCCGCGCCAGAAACCGGCTTTGGCTACATCGAAGCGGGCGATCCCCTCCCCGTGCAAGATGGCGCTGGCAGGGTGGCTGTGCGCTTCGTCGAAAAGCCGGATGCCGTCCGCGCTGCTGAATACCTTGCCGCCGGTCGCTTCTTTTGGAACGCTGGCATGTTCTGCTTTACCGCAGAAGCGCTGCTTACCGCAATGGAAACGACCTGCCCAGATCTTTTTGCTGCTGCGCGCACCGTTTGGCAGCAGACTGAACCGGCGGCAAACCCGGTGGAGCTCCCCAAAGTACCATTCAACGAATTGCCAGACATTTCCATCGACTACGCGCTGATGGAAAAGGCCGCGAACGTTGCGGTGGTCCCCTGCGACTTGGGATGGAGTGATATTGGCTCGTGGAACGCGTTGGTTGAGCTAGCGCAAGCCGACGATGCGGGCAACCGCACCATCGGGGAGACGATGCTTTTGGATTGCCACAATACCTTCGTCCAAAGCGAAGCGCATCTCGTCGCAGCAGTGGGCGTACAAGACCTCATCATTGTCGATACCCCAGATGCCACGCTCGTTGCCCACAAAGAGAAAGCACAGGACGTGAAACGGATCGTCAAGCACCTCAAGGATTGCAACCACGAAGCGTTCCGCGTCCACCGCACTGTTTATCGTCCGTGGGGGAGTTATACCGTGCTCGAGGAGAGGCCCCGCTTCAAAATCAAACGCATAGAGGTCAAACCGGGTGCCAGCCTCAGCCTGCAATTACACCACCACCGCTCGGAACACTGGGTTGTCGTCACGGGTATGGCAAAAGTCATCAATGGCTCACAAGAATTCTTCGTGCGTCCCAACGAATCGACCTATATTCCTGCTGGACAACCGCACCGTCTCATGAACCCGGGCACCATCCCGTTGATCATGATCGAGGTGCAATGTGGTGAATACCTGGGCGAAGACGATATCGTCCGTATCGAAGACCAATACGGAAGGAAAGCCTAG
- a CDS encoding DUF3460 family protein, whose product MTGYVSEATRFLQDYLDNHPEQREVARQGRALWWDKPQDPETTAQFAAARVPTYPYYYDTSHPQLDPFRAEGYRPALPPRLAARVMERSAQTEHA is encoded by the coding sequence ATGACCGGCTACGTCTCTGAAGCCACCCGTTTCCTGCAGGACTACCTCGACAACCACCCGGAGCAGCGCGAAGTGGCGCGGCAAGGGCGCGCGTTGTGGTGGGATAAGCCGCAAGACCCGGAAACCACGGCGCAGTTTGCCGCAGCGCGGGTTCCCACCTACCCGTACTATTACGACACCAGCCATCCGCAGCTCGATCCCTTTCGCGCAGAGGGGTACCGACCGGCGCTGCCGCCGCGCTTGGCTGCGCGCGTCATGGAGCGTTCTGCCCAGACGGAGCACGCCTGA